From the genome of Methanosarcinales archaeon, one region includes:
- a CDS encoding ISAzo13 family transposase codes for RNEGMVNVGMSYDTSEFAVESIRQWWLMFGRNNYPNAKGLMICADGGGSNGSRNKGWKFHLQELVNQIKIPITVCHYPPGTSKWNKIEHCMFSFITMNWKGKPLVSFETIVKLISGTKTNKGLTVASRLDEKEYNKGVKILGEDMAKLQIQYHSLHPKWNYSISPKGDPD; via the coding sequence GAGAAATGAAGGTATGGTAAATGTGGGAATGAGCTATGATACCTCCGAATTTGCCGTTGAAAGTATCAGGCAATGGTGGCTTATGTTTGGAAGAAATAATTATCCAAATGCAAAAGGGTTGATGATATGTGCAGATGGTGGCGGGAGTAATGGAAGTCGCAATAAAGGCTGGAAATTTCATCTGCAGGAATTGGTGAACCAAATTAAAATACCTATAACTGTATGTCATTACCCCCCAGGCACAAGCAAATGGAACAAGATAGAACATTGCATGTTCTCATTTATTACAATGAATTGGAAGGGAAAGCCGCTTGTTAGTTTTGAAACAATTGTAAAACTTATCAGTGGTACAAAGACAAATAAAGGTCTTACTGTAGCGTCGCGATTGGATGAAAAGGAATATAATAAGGGAGTCAAAATATTAGGTGAAGATATGGCAAAATTGCAGATACAATACCATTCTTTACACCCTAAATGGAATTATTCTATTTCTCCAAAAGGGGACCCGGATTGA
- a CDS encoding TetR/AcrR family transcriptional regulator — protein sequence MDKTEQKIMDAAIKVFARKGYDGATTRKIAEAAGVNEVTLFRKFQSKENILRAVITRNREVILKTLDSVLQIEKEEDIKTSLHTLGRSLLEVMRERVNIMVILIAEGRRDPEVAVILESVIKIIVVRISEYFETQLKNGKIRNINPRTASLTFLSYICHMSQLRGVISEDILSNPEEEFDGFIDIFLNGILNAEDN from the coding sequence ATGGATAAAACTGAGCAAAAAATTATGGATGCTGCGATAAAAGTGTTCGCAAGAAAGGGATATGATGGGGCAACAACTCGAAAAATAGCAGAAGCGGCTGGTGTCAATGAAGTGACACTATTCCGTAAATTCCAGTCAAAAGAGAATATACTTCGAGCAGTCATTACCAGAAATCGGGAAGTAATTCTTAAAACCCTCGATTCGGTATTACAAATTGAAAAAGAAGAGGACATTAAAACAAGTCTTCACACCCTTGGCAGAAGTCTGCTGGAAGTAATGAGAGAACGGGTAAACATTATGGTCATATTGATTGCTGAAGGGCGCAGGGATCCTGAAGTTGCCGTGATTCTTGAATCTGTTATTAAAATAATAGTAGTACGCATCAGTGAATATTTTGAAACCCAGCTAAAAAATGGAAAAATACGCAACATCAACCCCAGAACAGCATCGTTGACTTTTCTAAGTTATATCTGTCACATGAGTCAGCTAAGAGGGGTAATCAGCGAGGATATCTTAAGCAACCCCGAAGAGGAGTTTGACGGATTCATCGATATATTTCTTAATGGAATTTTAAATGCAGAGGATAACTAA